A window from Balearica regulorum gibbericeps isolate bBalReg1 chromosome 1, bBalReg1.pri, whole genome shotgun sequence encodes these proteins:
- the SLCO1A2 gene encoding solute carrier organic anion transporter family member 1A2 isoform X6, with protein MPLCLVNQSLFSLPAEEPSTECEKEPGSLLWIFVMVGNIVRGMGETPIMPLGISYLEDFAKAENSPFYLGCLHTATVIGPFLGFLLASFCAELFVDLGSVDADDITITATDARWVGAWWLGILICASLNLLAGIPFWFLPKSLVKEGETNEPEEMSKKSVVLLQENDKNEAKQTMYEIAKDFIPFLKALFHNPVYMLFICITVLQFSAFNGMVSFMPKYLEQQFGKSAADAIFLIGVYNLPVICVGYFFGGLFMKKFKINIYQAANIAFWVSLLEYLLYFAAFWTVCDTSPVAGLTVSYEGIEQVSYAEKTLLAGCNRDCDCPLKIWDPVCGNNGITYVSPCLAGCTASRGTGKNVVFENCTCVAASGFSSQNVSAILAQCDGEEICDKMLHYFLILSLVCSFIFSLAAMPGYMVLIRSLKPEEKSFGVGIHGLASRVFAGIPSPIYFGALIDTTCLKWGTMTCGGGGACRMYDIVTYRWLYLGLPAILRGVSYIPSALILLILKKKLKSESQVLLNTPVEMQDKVQEALE; from the exons AATGTGAAAAAGAGCCTGGGTCCTTGCTGTGGATATTTGTGATGGTTGGAAACATAGTACGAGGAATGGGTGAAACTCCCATCATGCCTTTAGGCATTTCATATTTGGAGGATTTTGCCAAAGCAGAGAATTCACCTTTCTACCTGG GATGTCTCCATACAGCAACTGTAATTGGCCCCTTCCTTGGTTTCTTGTTGGCATCGTTCTGTGCAGAACTGTTTGTTGATCTGGGATCAGTAGATGCAG atgacATAACTATAACAGCTACTGATGCCCGATGGGTTGGAGCATGGTGGCTGGGCATTTTGATTTGTGCATCACTGAATCTTCTCGCAGGAAtacctttttggtttttgccCAAGTCACTTGTGAAGGAAGGAGAAACCAATGAACCTGAGGAGATGAGTAAAAAAAGTGTAGTACTATTgcaagaaaatgataaaaatgaagCCAAACAGACCATGTATGAAATTGCTAAAG ATTTCATCCCATTCCTCAAGGCTCTGTTTCACAACCCAGTTTATATGTTATTTATATGCATAACTGTGTTACAGTTCAGTGCCTTCAATGGCATGGTATCCTTCATGCCCAAGTATCTGGAACAGCAGTTTGGAAAATCAGCAGCAGATGCCATCTTTTTAATTG GTGTTTACAACTTACCAGTTATATGCGTTGGGTATTTTTTTGGAGGCTTATTCATGAAGAAATTCAAGATAAATATCTATCAGGCTGCGAACATAGCATTTTGGGTATCTTTACTGGAATACCTTCTCTACTTTGCTGCCTTTTGGACTGTCTGTGATACTTCACCAGTTGCTGGCCTAACAGTTTCCTATGAAGG aatagAGCAAGtttcatatgcagaaaaaaCTCTACTCGCTGGCTGCAACAGGGATTGTGATTGCCCACTTAAAATATGGGACCCTGTTTGTGGGAACAATGGAATCACATATGTGTCACCTTGTCTTGCTGGGTGTACAGCCTCAagaggaactggaaaaaatgtg GTATTTGAAAACTGCACCTGTGTTGCAGCCTCAGGGTTTTCATCTCAAAATGTCTCTGCAATTCTGGCCCAGTGTGATGGAGAAGAAATCTGTGACAAGatgcttcattattttttaatattgtcaTTGGTCTgcagcttcattttttccttagcaGCCATGCCTGGGTACATGGTCTTAATAAG GTCTCTAAAGCCTGAAGAAAAGTCATTTGGAGTGGGTATCCATGGACTAGCTTCAAGAGTATTTG CTGGAATTCCATCTCCCATTTATTTTGGAGCTTTGATAGATACCACTTGCTTGAAGTGGGGTACTATGACTTGTGGTGGAGGAGGAGCATGTAGGATGTATGACATTGTCACATATAG GTGGCTCTATCTTGGCCTGCCGGCAATATTACGTGGCGTGTCCTATATCCCAAGTGCACTAATTCtccttattttaaagaagaagcTTAAATCTGAAAGCCAAGTCTTATTGAACACACCAGTAGAAATGCAGGATAAAGTACAAGAAGCATTGGAATAA